In Gordonia westfalica, a genomic segment contains:
- a CDS encoding helix-turn-helix domain-containing protein: protein MRCSPCSSEPPSPPEPWRRHERQKPSALQYTLKEAAQILGVSEKTLRREYVEGRILFRTLREGGGKYFIDHEECVRWRNSLPQPAPGERAAS from the coding sequence ATGCGCTGCTCACCCTGCTCAAGCGAACCCCCATCCCCACCAGAACCTTGGAGGCGTCATGAACGACAGAAACCTTCAGCCCTTCAGTACACCCTGAAGGAGGCCGCCCAAATCCTGGGAGTCTCCGAGAAGACCCTTCGCCGCGAGTATGTCGAGGGGCGAATCCTGTTCCGAACCTTGCGTGAGGGGGGCGGCAAGTACTTTATCGACCACGAAGAGTGTGTGCGGTGGCGGAACTCGCTGCCGCAGCCGGCTCCGGGTGAGAGGGCGGCGTCGTGA